The genomic DNA AATTGCGTAAATTCGAGTGAGTGAGGCGCGATATTTTTCTCGTAAAGCTCATAGACGAATTGATCGGCCGCATGCATGGCCCGCTGACGCGTTTCTTGGTTTTGGTAAGACCTGACGATTGCCTGCTTGAGCTCCTCAGATCCCTCTTCCATGCCCGTAAATTCTGAAGCGTGTTCCTGATAAAATGCCTTTAACGTTTCTTTTGAAGGTGTTGGCAAATCGGCTAGGAACTGCTCGTTAGAAAACACAACATAATCCAAAACAATCTGTTCGCTGAGTTTGTAATCTTCACGGTGTTGTTCGAAGTATTCCTTGAGTTTCGCTTCGTCGACAGCAATGGTTTCTAAATTTTCGGGAATCTGAAAACATGCGACAGCACCGTCGTAGCGTTGGTCTTCGATCGATAATAGATACCGCGCCTCTGCCGGTAGTGCAACACCACGACCCAGGAGGAGATTTTCGACGGCAGCACATCGGTAATCGTTGCGAACAGTTTGTTCTAAAATTCCTTGTTGAAATGCATCGTGACTAAACTCTTCGATGCAGTCGTTGTACCGGTTGACGTCAAATTTCCCCTGAGCGTCTTGAAATGCGGGGTAATGCTCAACAAATTGCTCAATCTGGGTTTTGTTGGGCTCCGGGATGCCGAGTTGATCCGCGAGTTTTAGCTCAACCAACCGTGTAAATAGCGCAAATTCGCGCATCTGAGGAAGCCAAAGAAAAATCTGTCGCAGCTGTGTACTTAACTCTGTTTCACGTTGCCACTGCGCAAGCGTTTGCCGAGATCCGAGGTCAATGCCGCAAAATTTTTGGTGCCATTGTCGCCCACGACCGATACCGGGCGACGAACCAACCGTAAAAACGAAACTAACGACGACGGCGACGAGAAGAAGGCCAAATAGCCATCGTTTTTGTAGAATCCTTCCAAGGGATGAAATCATAACTTCAGGCGCTCGACGATAAAATCTCTAGAAATTTTTCAAGCTTAACTCTTTTGTGTTTCGGGTGTCGGAGCGTTGCCCTTAAAGTAGTGAAAAATTTCAAATTGATCGCTGAGGATGTCAGAGGCCGGGCTCATAGCGTATTCATCGAGATCCTTCCAAACCTCAATGGCGAGCTTATAAAGGCCCTCGTGGTCTGCATTCCCCGGACAAATCTCGGCTTTTAGGGGATCGATTTTTTTAATAAAATTGGGATCGACGCGAAGGTGCCAAACCTCGGTGCCACTGGCAGTTTTGAGTGGAATTGCAATGTTTTGAGCGACGCGTTCATCGACGCCCTCAAGTTTGAGGTGGTTCATGAGGGTTGTTGTCATGATGACGCGATCTTCGTTGCAAACGCCGAGTTGACGTGCTTTAAGCCCGAGAAGAAACGCATTCGAAACCTCTGCGGCTGTGACCGCAAAAACCGCTAGTGCAATCATGGTCTCGATAATCACTGACCCTTGCCGCTTCCTCATGCGCTAACGCTAGCAAATTCCCTGAAAAACGCAAGTGTGATCAGCGATCGTAACGTTGTTGGTAGGTACGTAATTCCGAGGCGAGCGCAATGAGTTGATCAAACTGCTCTGGTGTCATACGCCATTGCCAATTGTGGCCAATCGTTCCCGGGGTGTTTAATCGTGCTTCGGAGCCGAGTTTTAAGAGGTCCTGTACGGAAAGCATCGCCAAAAAGCAGGGCGCGCGGTAGGCCTCAGTGATCCACTTCCACGTCAGTTGCGTATCGTTGATTCCAAAGTACTGTCGGACTTGATCATGAGTTGCCTCGTCGCAGTGTTGATACCAACCCAAGAGCGTATCGTTATCATGTGTGCCAAGATAGAGAACATTATGGCGCTCTAAGTTATGAGGTAAGTAATGATTTTTCGGATCGCCAGAAAAGGCGAATTGTAGGACGCTCATCCCTGGAAGTCGGAGTTTTATTTTGAGCTGTTCTGCGCTTGTATCGACATCGCCCAAATCCTCAGCAATCATCGGTTGGTTTAAAAATGGCTTTAAGACCTCCGCGCCATGAGCTTTGGCCCAAGTCCCTCGAGTCGCATCAGACGCGTTCGCGGGAATTTTCCAAAAGCGATCTAATCCCCGAAAGTGATCTAAGCGTACGACATCAAAAAGCTCGAAGTTACGCTCTAGCCGCTGATGCCACCATCGATAGCGATCGCTTTTTAAAAATGCCCAGTCGTACACAGGATTGCCCCAGAGTTGCCCCGTGGGTGAAAAATAGTCCGGCGGGACTCCAGCGACATACCGAGGGCGCCGCTGGCGATCGAGCAGAAAATTTTGGGGATTAGCCCAGACATCCGCACTGTCATATCCAGGAAACATCGGAAGATCACCGATAATTCGAACCTGATGATCATTGGCGTATTTTTTGAGGCGAAACCACTGCTCATGTGCAACGTATTGCAATGCCAAATAGCCATTGCAAACGGGCGTTAAGAATTCGGGTAGAGCGCAATTTTTATCCCAAAAGATTGGGTCCCATTGATGCCATTCCTGTCCCTTAAAATAATGCTTCAGCGCGGCAAATTTAGCGTAATTTTCGAGCCAATGGTGATGATGTTTGAGGAATTTTGGAAATGTTTCCTTTTTACGAATTTGCTCATAGAGTGTGGTGCCTAAGAAGGAAATTTGATCTTGGAGCCACTGATACCAGCCACAAAAGTTGACGGCAGCTGCATTGGAAGATACTGGTGGGGCGATCCCGATGGCTTCGTAATCGATGAAATAGGGGTTAAGGGCGAAAGAGGCGATCGGTTGATAGGGTGAATCGCCGTAGCCGGTGGGTCCCAGAGGGCAGACTTGCCAGTAGCGCATACCCGCAGAAGAGAGGAAGTCGACAAATTGATACGCGGTTTCTCCGAAATTCCCAATGCCGGTTTCACCCGGTAAACTCGAAATGTGCAAAATGACGCCAACCGCGCGCTCTTCACTCCATTGTCGCTCCACGGCGATATTTTAAATTAGAAAAAATCCGAAGCAAATAAAATCTCCCGCCGGAGGTAGACGCCATACGTTTCAAAAACTTTTTGGCGACAAGTTTTGAGCAAGTATTTGACGTCATCTGGTGTCGCATTTCCGGTATTGACGATGAAGTTGGCGTGCCGTTCGGAGACTTTTGCATCTCCGTGGGCGAGACTCTTAAGTCCGCATTGATCGACCAGGGAACCTGCGGAACTCTGTGGTGGATTTTTAAAAATACACCCGATATTGGGTTCTCTAGGTTGTGATTGCTCCCTCCGTGTGCGCGAGCATTTCATCGTGGCGATAATTTCTTCTGGAGATTGCCGCTGACTTTGAGAAAAGTCGAATTGGGCACTTAAAATAATACCGTCTCTAAAACCTTGGCGATAAGAATGTTTGATCATAGACTTCGTGTGCCGTTCCAATGTGTTTCCATTAAAAGGCAGTACTTCGAGCTCCGTGAGTCGGTTGAAAATCTCTTGCCCATACGCCCCAGCGTTCATACGCAGGGCGCCCCCAAGTGTTCCGGGAATGCCTGCCAGTGATGCATAGCCAGCGATTCCAACTTTTGCCAAACAACGGCAAAAATAGGGGAGGGGGAGATTCGCAGAGGCAATAACGCGATTCTCTAGAATCTGGATTTCGCGGGGGAGTTGTCGCAGCGAGACAAACACGCCCTCATCGTAGTCCAAAAGCACATTGGTTCCGTTGCCCAAAAGCATCCATTTCACTTGATATCGCTTTAGCGCCACATTCAAGCGCATAAGTTGCGTTTTGTCGTTGGGAAAAATCAGGAGACGCAGCTGTCCGGCGATATGGATACTCGAAAAAAATCGGGATGAAACGTTGGTTTGATAGGGAATATTTTCCTGAGCAAGCCACTGAATCAGTGATTCAATCCGTTGCTCTCGGAACCAGCGTTCTGCCTGAGCATGAATACTCCCCGCACCAATAAGTACCACCGCTTGGTTTTTTTTATTCGGCTTCCGAAGTTTGCGAACGTGTGGGATGAGCCGAACATTGTGTTGCTGCGGAAGTTTTTTGAAAATTGTTTCAGATTTCCCCGATGAAATCAATTGTTCTCCGGCGGCATAGACCGGCAGCAGATCGACCTGTCGCGTTCCCAAAATATCAGCAAACTCTTGGGCATATTGTGCCGTACGAGTATAGCGATGGGGTTCGAATACGAATGCGACATCTTTATAGCGCGACTCCATCGATCGCATGCAGTGTAAAACCTCCGTCGGATGATGAGCGTAATCACTCCAATAATCAACCTCATCAAGTGTTCCCAAAAACTGATTACGCCGAGCGATCTTGTTAGACTGCCTGTGAGAAAAGTCGATTGCAATTTTCGGATCCTTTGCGTGCAACCAATATAGCACAGCATAGGCCAGCCGCTGATTTTCCGTTAGAGAATCATTTTGAGGCCATGTAATTTCAGAAAGAGAATCGAAAATTTCCGAGTTTGAGCTCCCGAAAAAAACATGGTCAATGATTTTCCCATGAAGCCCGGCCCGATCGGCGATAGCGTACAAACGCGAATCGTTTTCGGGAAAAATGACGACGCCACGTGTATTCTGAAAAAGTGTTTGAAATGTGGCATCGAGCTGTGCGGAGTTTCCATAATTCACGAGATGATCATCCTCAAGGTTGAGCGCTACCGTTATGTCGGGATGATAATCTTCGACGGTCCGATCGCTTTCATCAACTTCACAAATGAGGTATGGATCATCGGGACGATACTGTGCGGGACTTTTTCTAAAAGAATCCTGAAAGTAACCACCGAGAATATAGCCGCATTCTGGAAGATGATCGATCAGTAAACCTGTTGTCGTTGTTTTCCCGTGGGAGCCTGTAACCGCGATCATCTTTTTGTCTCTGCAGAACTGCGCTAGTAACTGGCCACGCTTGATTTGTTGAATTCCTTGTCGAGTGGCCATCTGCCGCCATGGATGAGCTTCAGCAATGGCACTCGAGTAGACAACAAGGTCAATGCTCTTTGGAAACTGCGTACAAATTATAATTTCCTCACGTTCGAAAATGGGCCCCCATAGCGACGTATCGCCATCGTCAAAGCCATAAATTGTGTGCCCCTGTTGTCGTAAGTAGAGCGCCAACGGTGCCATTCCCATACCACCAATACCCAGAAATAAAAATTGCTTGCGCATGCCCACCGCTTCGCCATGAATCAACGCGGGAAATTCCGCATGGCGAGGATAATCGACGGTAAAATAATCGCAAATGATATTTTAACTGAAATTAAACAAACCGTCAATCGTTGTACTCGTCCGCCACATGTTGTTTTTATCCGTGTTGGTGAAGATCCGGCGTCGGTTATTTATGTCAATCGAAAGCAGAAGGTTGCTTATGAAGTTGGGATTCGGAGCACAACATTGACTTTCCCAGCGGATGTTACGCTAACAGAACTTCTGGCAACAATTGACAGGTTGAATCGCGATCCGGAGGTGGACGGGATTTTAGTCCAAGCGCCATTGCCAAGGGAGGCGATACAACGCGCAGCCTTTTTAGCGCTCGATCCCCAGAAAGACGTCGATGGATTTCATCCCTACAATGTGGGGTTGTTGGCACAGGAAGATGATCAGGGATTTATTCCTTGTACGCCGGCCGGAATTTTAGAATTAATTCGCTCCACAAGACAAGACTTTACCGGTCGACATGCCGTTGTTTTAGGCCGAAGCAGTATTGTTGGAAGACCTATGGGAATGTTGTTAATGCAGCGGAAACCGTGGGGAAATGCAACTGTGACATTTTGCCATTCCAAGACTCATAATATTGCGCATTACACACGAGAGGCAGATCTTCTTGTTGTCGCTATTGGTCAACCCCATTTTGTGACGGCTGATATGGTGAAGTCCGGTGCAACAGTGATCGATGTGGGTATTAACCGTATTGCCGATCCACAGCGATCTAAAGGATATCGCGTGGTTGGTGATGTCGATTTTGAACATGTCCAAGAGGTTGTAGATTTCATCACTCCGGTCCCCGGCGGTGTGGGACCGATGACGATCGCGATGTTAATGAAAAACACATTGCTTGCTTATCAGCGCCATGCTTGTTGCTGAAGTTGCGATTTTTGCGCCACTTCTGCGCCCATTGACGTATCAGGTTTCGGATGAATTGCTTCATACGCTGAAGATTGGGGCTTTGGTCAACGTCTTTGTGGGGCGTTCGAAAAAGGTGGGTCTTGTGATTGGGATCCAAGAGCTCGAACAGCCGCCGACTTATCTCGTGAAGCCGATCGTGAGCATGCTTTACGATGTCCCTGTGACCGATTCCCTGCTCATAGAGCTCTACCACTGGATTGAGCGCTATTATTTTGCCTCTTTTTCGGACGTTTTGGAGGCAGCTATTCCCCAGGCAATCCGAAAAAATACCGCGATAAAGCTCCAATCGTTACTTCATGCGGAGGAAAATGTGGGCCCAGATGCGAAAAAGTTCCCCAAGCAGTATGAAGCTTGGTGTTTCTTACGGCAAAATCCGGGGATGCGAAAGGAAGAGTTTCTTAAAAAATTCTCGCGTAATGTTTTTGATGCGCTTCTCAAGAAACACTTTTTGTACGAGGTGTTTCAACGCCAAGAGCGCCAGGTCTACGAGCAGCTTCTACCTCAAATTGGGATGACGGAAGCGGTAACATTAACAGAGCCACAACAAGAGGTTTGTGCAATCATTGGGCAAAATCTAGAAAAAAGAACTTTTGGCGTTTATCTCCTGCACGGAGTAACCGGTTCTGGAAAAACCGAGGTCTACATTAAGATGATCTCAAAAATCATCCATGAGGGTGGTTCCGTGCTTTACCTTCTTCCCGAAGTAACACTGACGGCACAGACTGTTAAAAAGCTCCGCCAGCGTTTTTCCAATATCCCAGTTCATGTTTGGCATAGCGGACTATCCGAAGGTGAGCGGCGCGATACCTGGTTTCACATCATGGATCATCCCGGAACGTTAGTCGTCGGCGCGCGATCAGCAATTTTTTTGCCCCTCAAAAATCTAAGGCTTGTCATTGTCGACGAGGAGCATGAACGTACTTACAAGCAAGAAGAAAACCCGCGTTATCATGGACGTGATGTTGCCGTTTATCGGGCTAAACTCGCACAAGCGACCTGTATTTTAGGCTCTGCGACGCCTTCACTCGAGTCCTACTACAACGCATCGAAAGGAAAATATACATTAGTCACGCTGCCGCAACGCGTCGATCACCGCGCATTACCGCAAGTTACGATCGTTGATATGCGCTACGAAAAAGGGGCGGCTTTTTCAAAAATCTTGCAGGATAAAATGGGGGAGCGTTTCGAACGTCAGGAACAGGTGATGCTTTTTTTGAATCGCCGAGGGTTTGCGCCGACTGTTTTATGCCCGTCTTGCGATTATGTAGCGACGTGTCCGCATTGTAGTATTCCTCTAACTTACCACAAGTCGCGACAAACACTCCTATGCCATTTTTGTGGATATGAAACTGCGCCTACAAAAGTATGCCCAAAATGTGGCGCTCCGGAAATTCTTTACCGCGGGCTAGGAACGCAGCGCGTCGAAGAGGTTGTCCAAAAAATTTTTCCGCAAGTACGCTTTGCACGTCTGGATTCGGATATTCTCCAGAAAAAATACGCTTTTATTGAGGTTTTAGAGCGATTTCAAAAACGTGAACTCGATCTATTGATCGGTACGCAGATGATCGCCAAGGGCCTCGATTTTCCCAACGTAACGCTTGTAGGGCTTATCAATGCCGATGGGAGCCTTTCGCAACAGGATTTTCGGGCTAATGAGCGGACTTTTCAGCTCTTAGTCCAGGTTGCAGGACGTTCTGGGCGCGGCGACCTCCCCGGTGAAGTTGTTGTCCAAACGCGGATCCCGGGAAATGAGACGCTTTATTTTGCTAAAAATACCGATTACAGCGCATTTTTCGAAAAAGAACTTACGGAGCGCGAGATGTTCCACTATCCCCCATGTCGGCATATGATCGCACTTCATATTTCGAGTCGAAATGCGTCGCTTGCTGAGCTATGGAGTCAGGATTTTTTAAAAAAAACACTGCAACCATCATATAGTTGTTTTCCACCGCAAACGGATATCCGTGGCCCTGTGCCATCGCCGGTTGAAAAGGTCCAAGATCGCTACCGCTTCGTTCTTTACTTTTTAACGCCGCAAGTCAGTCGCACGGTTCAAACGCTCAGAGCTCTTCTTGAAACGTGTACAATTCCTAAAGAAATTACACTAGCGTGGGATGTCGATGCCTACGACTTTTCTTAACTAAATTTT from Verrucomicrobiota bacterium includes the following:
- the priA gene encoding primosomal protein N'; its protein translation is MLVAEVAIFAPLLRPLTYQVSDELLHTLKIGALVNVFVGRSKKVGLVIGIQELEQPPTYLVKPIVSMLYDVPVTDSLLIELYHWIERYYFASFSDVLEAAIPQAIRKNTAIKLQSLLHAEENVGPDAKKFPKQYEAWCFLRQNPGMRKEEFLKKFSRNVFDALLKKHFLYEVFQRQERQVYEQLLPQIGMTEAVTLTEPQQEVCAIIGQNLEKRTFGVYLLHGVTGSGKTEVYIKMISKIIHEGGSVLYLLPEVTLTAQTVKKLRQRFSNIPVHVWHSGLSEGERRDTWFHIMDHPGTLVVGARSAIFLPLKNLRLVIVDEEHERTYKQEENPRYHGRDVAVYRAKLAQATCILGSATPSLESYYNASKGKYTLVTLPQRVDHRALPQVTIVDMRYEKGAAFSKILQDKMGERFERQEQVMLFLNRRGFAPTVLCPSCDYVATCPHCSIPLTYHKSRQTLLCHFCGYETAPTKVCPKCGAPEILYRGLGTQRVEEVVQKIFPQVRFARLDSDILQKKYAFIEVLERFQKRELDLLIGTQMIAKGLDFPNVTLVGLINADGSLSQQDFRANERTFQLLVQVAGRSGRGDLPGEVVVQTRIPGNETLYFAKNTDYSAFFEKELTEREMFHYPPCRHMIALHISSRNASLAELWSQDFLKKTLQPSYSCFPPQTDIRGPVPSPVEKVQDRYRFVLYFLTPQVSRTVQTLRALLETCTIPKEITLAWDVDAYDFS
- the murB gene encoding UDP-N-acetylmuramate dehydrogenase, producing MRKQFLFLGIGGMGMAPLALYLRQQGHTIYGFDDGDTSLWGPIFEREEIIICTQFPKSIDLVVYSSAIAEAHPWRQMATRQGIQQIKRGQLLAQFCRDKKMIAVTGSHGKTTTTGLLIDHLPECGYILGGYFQDSFRKSPAQYRPDDPYLICEVDESDRTVEDYHPDITVALNLEDDHLVNYGNSAQLDATFQTLFQNTRGVVIFPENDSRLYAIADRAGLHGKIIDHVFFGSSNSEIFDSLSEITWPQNDSLTENQRLAYAVLYWLHAKDPKIAIDFSHRQSNKIARRNQFLGTLDEVDYWSDYAHHPTEVLHCMRSMESRYKDVAFVFEPHRYTRTAQYAQEFADILGTRQVDLLPVYAAGEQLISSGKSETIFKKLPQQHNVRLIPHVRKLRKPNKKNQAVVLIGAGSIHAQAERWFREQRIESLIQWLAQENIPYQTNVSSRFFSSIHIAGQLRLLIFPNDKTQLMRLNVALKRYQVKWMLLGNGTNVLLDYDEGVFVSLRQLPREIQILENRVIASANLPLPYFCRCLAKVGIAGYASLAGIPGTLGGALRMNAGAYGQEIFNRLTELEVLPFNGNTLERHTKSMIKHSYRQGFRDGIILSAQFDFSQSQRQSPEEIIATMKCSRTRREQSQPREPNIGCIFKNPPQSSAGSLVDQCGLKSLAHGDAKVSERHANFIVNTGNATPDDVKYLLKTCRQKVFETYGVYLRREILFASDFF
- a CDS encoding bifunctional 5,10-methylenetetrahydrofolate dehydrogenase/5,10-methenyltetrahydrofolate cyclohydrolase, which gives rise to MARIIDGKIIANDILTEIKQTVNRCTRPPHVVFIRVGEDPASVIYVNRKQKVAYEVGIRSTTLTFPADVTLTELLATIDRLNRDPEVDGILVQAPLPREAIQRAAFLALDPQKDVDGFHPYNVGLLAQEDDQGFIPCTPAGILELIRSTRQDFTGRHAVVLGRSSIVGRPMGMLLMQRKPWGNATVTFCHSKTHNIAHYTREADLLVVAIGQPHFVTADMVKSGATVIDVGINRIADPQRSKGYRVVGDVDFEHVQEVVDFITPVPGGVGPMTIAMLMKNTLLAYQRHACC
- the malQ gene encoding 4-alpha-glucanotransferase — translated: MERQWSEERAVGVILHISSLPGETGIGNFGETAYQFVDFLSSAGMRYWQVCPLGPTGYGDSPYQPIASFALNPYFIDYEAIGIAPPVSSNAAAVNFCGWYQWLQDQISFLGTTLYEQIRKKETFPKFLKHHHHWLENYAKFAALKHYFKGQEWHQWDPIFWDKNCALPEFLTPVCNGYLALQYVAHEQWFRLKKYANDHQVRIIGDLPMFPGYDSADVWANPQNFLLDRQRRPRYVAGVPPDYFSPTGQLWGNPVYDWAFLKSDRYRWWHQRLERNFELFDVVRLDHFRGLDRFWKIPANASDATRGTWAKAHGAEVLKPFLNQPMIAEDLGDVDTSAEQLKIKLRLPGMSVLQFAFSGDPKNHYLPHNLERHNVLYLGTHDNDTLLGWYQHCDEATHDQVRQYFGINDTQLTWKWITEAYRAPCFLAMLSVQDLLKLGSEARLNTPGTIGHNWQWRMTPEQFDQLIALASELRTYQQRYDR